A genomic window from Labrus bergylta chromosome 7, fLabBer1.1, whole genome shotgun sequence includes:
- the kbtbd13b gene encoding kelch repeat and BTB domain-containing protein 13 yields the protein MSANSRDAEEGSSCDSAGRYLPCCASGLISAKLTIVVGDTHFSEEKMLLVQSCDYFRALYRSGMKECQQEEIHLKSLRARGFFLAMAVLRGEKPALDGDDIVEAIECAAFLQVSLLAKHLINLIDSENCLLMFHTSATFGLMELYHAAALFIRNMYADLEVEVRKSLPSELISYVESLTPSVFVAVGAHVTCAGDETVHAASRTVCYLDESGNNWKVLTDLPLQASTSMAGVTVLDNKLFIVGGVHRLHNQVVDACFCYNVKENIWSRFSSPAQLRYNLSLVGADGRLYAIGGECERTVMSSVETYDVKTGQWEFAAHLPRPAAGAACTKALSRIFVCLWKPMETTEIYEYISRRDEWRLVTTLIRKQSYGHCMVGHRDNLYIMRNGPSDDFLRCLMDCYSLSSGQWSTLPGHFANSKGSLFTAVVRGDSVFTLNRSMTLEYVVDGKTWKPRRQMKGFPRSGSVWTFMLQLPDNLMLKE from the coding sequence ATGTCAGCAAACAGCAGAGACGCAGAGGAGGGCAGCAGCTGTGACAGTGCTGGAAGATATTTGCCATGTTGTGCCTCTGGTCTTATCTCGGCCAAACTAACCATTGTGGTGGGAGACACTCACTTCTCCGAGGAAAAGATGTTACTTGTTCAGAGTTGTGACTATTTCAGAGCTCTGTATCGCTCAGGGATGAAGGAGTGTCAGCAGGAAGAAATCCACCTCAAGTCTCTGCGTGCTCGGGGCTTCTTTCTTGCAATGGCGGTGTTACGAGGGGAGAAGCCCGCCCTGGATGGCGACGATATCGTAGAAGCCATTGAATGTGCTGCTTTCCTGCAAGTGTCGTTGCTCGCCAAGCATCTCATCAACCTCATTGACTCAGAAAACTGCTTGCTGATGTTTCACACTTCTGCAACCTTCGGACTGATGGAGCTTTACCACGCTGCTGCGCTGTTTATCAGAAACATGTACGCCGACctggaggtggaggtgaggaAATCCTTACCTTCTGAGCTGATCTCCTACGTGGAGTCTTTGACCCCGAGTGTTTTCGTGGCTGTTGGGGCCCATGTGACCTGCGCTGGGGATGAAACCGTCCACGCTGCCTCCAGGACGGTGTGCTACCTGGACGAATCTGGCAATAACTGGAAGGTGTTAACAGATCTTCCGCTTCAGGCCAGCACCTCCATGGCGGGAGTGACTGTTCTAGACAACAAACTCTTCATCGTCGGAGGAGTTCACAGACTTCACAACCAAGTGGTGGATGCATGTTTCTGCTACAAtgttaaagaaaacatctgGAGCAGGTTCTCAAGTCCAGCACAACTTCGATATAACCTGAGCCTTGTCGGTGCGGACGGTCGTCTTTATGCCATTGGAGGAGAATGCGAGCGAACAGTGATGTCATCCGTGGAGACCTACGATGTAAAGACTGGACAGTGGGAATTTGCGGCACACTTACCTCGACCTGCAGCGGGAGCGGCGTGCACCAAAGCCCTGAGCAGGATATTTGTGTGTCTATGGAAGCCGATGGAGACAACAGAGATCTACGAGTACATCTCCAGAAGAGACGAGTGGCGGCTTGTGACCACGCTGATCAGAAAACAGAGCTACGGCCACTGCATGGTCGGCCACAGAGACAACCTGTACATCATGCGAAATGGGCCGTCGGACGACTTCCTGAGATGCCTGATGGACTGTTACAGTCTGAGTTCAGGTCAGTGGTCGACTCTGCCCGGACACTTCGCCAACAGCAAAGGCTCTCTGTTCACAGCGGTGGTGAGAGGCGACTCCGTGTTCACGCTCAACAGGAGCATGACTCTGGAGTACGTCGTCGATGGGAAAACCTGGAAACCCCGACGGCAGATGAAGGGTTTCCCCAGAAGTGGATCTGTGTGGACGTTCATGCTGCAGCTGCCAGACAATCTCATGCTAAAGGaataa